The Falco cherrug isolate bFalChe1 chromosome 18, bFalChe1.pri, whole genome shotgun sequence sequence ggGGCTTATTGCTATTCCATTGTCAATAGTGCGTAGCAGAAAGAGCTGAGATTTAACAGAACTAAAACTCTTTGGAACCTCAACAACAGGCTGTGTGTTGTGGCTGATGTGCTTTCACAATccctttctttccagtttttccaGTATGGCCTGAATTCTGTGGACAGACTCTTTCCTGGCCTGCCGAACACCGTCCTGGCCACCAGTCTCGATGGAATCCAGTTCCAACAGCAGCTTGGTCAACATCTCCTCCAGAAGCCGGTAGGATttatctgtcttttttcctACAAATTCATCCACCTCTTGCTCCAGCTGTTCAGCCTCCCCCATAACATGGAGGATTCTCTGAATCTCTGGCTGGACGGCTGCAGAATTTGTTGAAGGCTGGTCACCGGGTTTTAAGCCAGCCTCCCGGTTCCCAGCCACAAGCTTCCGAGATGCACTGTCATACATTTGGGGCTGTGCGCTGTACTGCACCTTGGGGTTTGAGGGGGATGGCTTGGCGTTGAGCGGCGTGGCTGACTTGTGGTCATTCATTGTCCCACAGTGCTGGTGATTGACATCGGAATAGTAGTTGTGTTGGTTTGCACTTTGCTCAGGTTTGTCGTAAGCAATATCCTACagtcaggaggagaaaaaataataaagtatgTCTTTAAGTGCATTTCCCTTAAAGCCAGGAACTAAATCTCTCATCTTGCACTCAAAAGGCAGGCAGGACTGAGGGAACTGGGTGACAGGTGACACCATGATTGCTTTGAAGCGTCCATGCCTGGGAGGACATGGCAGACCAGGTTAGGCATGACATTACCAGGGATCTGGGCAGCATTTTCTACACTGTCACACACCGTGACATCATAGCACATCACGTCCCCGTGGGCTGGCACCCCGTGTCCTGCCAGGTGGGCTGGTTTCTGCAAGAAGCCCCAAAGAGGGACATGGGACCCATGCTCCAGTCCCTGGCCGTTAAAGAGCAGATCCCCAGCAAGGGGCATGTGTTTAGAAGAAACAGCGTGAGCCACTGAACGGTCATTACCCGTGAATAGGGGAGATGCTAAATAAGATTTCAGGATGGTCCCTTTTGAATATACTAGAGAAGATATTTCTCTGCAGGTAGCATGCTCTTGAGCTGCTCCCAAGGAACAGCAGCCCCCATCCCCAAATCCCCCCatcagggctgctgctgcacatgccagcgctgctgcctggcagccaAACCTCTGGAGAGTCGTTTGACTCCTGATCAAacccagagaaagcagagttgAACAGACCCCACCAAACACataatttccttctattttttgcttaaaaaattcCTCAGCAGAGGATGACACTGCCCAAAACAAGCATTGTAGAGGAATACTACAGTCTGCTATACCAGAGTCTGCAAACTGACCCACAGGTTAGTCCCACACTGTGCTGAAGGATTCCTGACCACGTTCGCTGTGTGAGAGAGAAGAGTTGGACAAGCGAGACGAGGTCTGACCCGTTTCAAGACCTGTCCTGGGACGTCTACTATCTCCAGTACCTTTCTGGAATTACAGCTGTGGATTTTGGTCTTCTGTATGCAAACAGGTATTTTTGCTGGCAGTATTCTGGATacttgctgctttatttctaCCTAAACTAACTGTGCTCGGAGAAAGGGGCATTCCTAGGAGACAGAGGCAAGTTTTGAGGAAAGCTGTGTCATCTAGGTGGTCTGACACAGACAGGACCCAGTGTGGGCATGCGCTGCAGAAGCATCAACTGTACCTTTGACTCCCACCCAGGAGAGTGGGAAGGAGCTCCACTGCCAGTCCAGGACGGGTGTGAATCCGAGAGGAAGAGGTTCCCGTGCATCGAAGCAGCAGGCCATGTGTAACGTGGCTGCACCCCATAGAGAGTGGGGGGAGCCCATGTGTCCTCTGGGGGTCTGGGCTGTGGCGGAGGCCCCTGTGCTGTGACCCCTGGATTGCTGTCTCCATACGGATACTGCGGGATGGGCATTCCTGGGGTCTGCAAGCAGAGGGGGAGAACAAGCATTACCCCTGGAGCCACTCTGAGCACTGCTCCCTCCAGAGAGCCCTGGAAACAGCTGCGGCACCAGACGTGCCACCCGATTCCAGCTTTCCTCGCCCAGGAGCTTAGAGTCTCTGAAGAGCAGGTGACCAGCAGTTCTTGTAAGAATAAAACCAGGCAGGGCAAGCTGCTCAAGGCACAAGAGCCATTAGGGCCCATGGCTCCATCGGAGGGGGCACTGCAGTCTTTCCCTCTGCTGTGGCCCCATAGAACAACTCCTTGTTCCCCAGGAAAtgcaagcccagcagctgcatcGACACGGGCTGGAAAGCACTCCAGCCGCTGCCCGGCCTCTTACCTGTGGTGGGGAGTAGCCATGaacctgctgcctcctgagAGAGGACCCCTCAGCAGGGCAGTCCGGCGGGGCGTAGCTCCAGGGGGGAGCGGGTGACGTGGACCCATACATGCCCGTGGACTCTGCAGGGTAGGAGGTCCGCGGGGGCCCGGAGCAGTAGTACCCCCGTGTCTGCGGCAGGCCGGCATAGTGCGGGGCAGCGCCAGGAGCTGGAGGGTACGGGGGGCTGTAGGCCCCGTTTGCGTAGGGAGGATCCATTGcctgggaaagaaggaagagcagaggaaaggtgATGGGCCACGGACacggagcagaggggctgcgggccagcccagcagcagcccagagaaAGAGGACCGGCCCTTCCTGCGGTATTTAACTAGGGAGTGCCTTTGTCCCCAGGCTGATTTGCCCCCGTGTTAGCTCTTCCTGCTCCAGTGTGGCTTTCTGTTGGCCTGTCTGCCTCACGTATTGGTCCCCTGGCCCTTGCAGCATGCTCAGGGAGGCATGGCAGGGAGACGGATTTGTCTGGACGGTGGGAAGAGAGGGGATACACTAAGCTTAACCATGCTTCGCTCAGAAACACGCGTACAGTCCCTCACAGCAAGCAGCTCTTAGGAGCTTCAGCCACGCCAACGTAATCACCAACTAGGGGGTGAAAAACACTTCAGGAAAGTTCATTTCCGCTTtgtctgcaaacagaaatgatGCAAGCGGACGAGATGGACCAGTTCTGAGGCCCAAGAGCAGGGTGCTCAGATCGCTGTGCCACAGGTCACGCTGGGGCCACAGGAGCAGTCGGGTCTGAGGACTCACTGTATGAAAGGTCTGTACATCCAGATTGTTTCTGACAATTTACCTGAATACATTTAAGTAATCAATGTCTATGGAATGGGAGTTTCCACCTAACGAGAGACAACGAAGCATCAGGATTTCAGGAGCTCACAGATGACTCCCTGTAGCTTTGAGCAAAGCAGTTTTTTGCCTGCAAGCTGTTTCATGGAGGAGAAATTGTATCACCTGCGTGCCAGGATTTAGGAAAGAGCCAGATCAAACCTACATGTCCCGTAGGATTAAAACAATCCGCAGTTATGTCTGAACAGCAGACGACCTCTTTGGAAAGACTAAAGCCTTTCCCTTCATACAGTATTTGTGCAACGGCCCCTATTGCTGCaataaaaccaacaacagaTCTGGAAAGAGCAAGCcacggggctggggcacagcggGACCAGCAAGGCTCTTCTCCCCAAGCTGCCACCCCAGCACCACCGGCTCCTTTCCACTGGCGGGGTCTGTTGTACCAACACCCCCAGTCGTGCGGCCAG is a genomic window containing:
- the BAG4 gene encoding BAG family molecular chaperone regulator 4 isoform X2: MDPPYANGAYSPPYPPAPGAAPHYAGLPQTRGYYCSGPPRTSYPAESTGMYGSTSPAPPWSYAPPDCPAEGSSLRRQQVHGYSPPQTPGMPIPQYPYGDSNPGVTAQGPPPQPRPPEDTWAPPTLYGVQPRYTWPAASMHGNLFLSDSHPSWTGSGAPSHSPGWESKDIAYDKPEQSANQHNYYSDVNHQHCGTMNDHKSATPLNAKPSPSNPKVQYSAQPQMYDSASRKLVAGNREAGLKPGDQPSTNSAAVQPEIQRILHVMGEAEQLEQEVDEFVGKKTDKSYRLLEEMLTKLLLELDSIETGGQDGVRQARKESVHRIQAILEKLERKGL
- the BAG4 gene encoding BAG family molecular chaperone regulator 4 isoform X1; protein product: MEPRDRAAEPGPPWPPGSPRPPAAQAMDPPYANGAYSPPYPPAPGAAPHYAGLPQTRGYYCSGPPRTSYPAESTGMYGSTSPAPPWSYAPPDCPAEGSSLRRQQVHGYSPPQTPGMPIPQYPYGDSNPGVTAQGPPPQPRPPEDTWAPPTLYGVQPRYTWPAASMHGNLFLSDSHPSWTGSGAPSHSPGWESKDIAYDKPEQSANQHNYYSDVNHQHCGTMNDHKSATPLNAKPSPSNPKVQYSAQPQMYDSASRKLVAGNREAGLKPGDQPSTNSAAVQPEIQRILHVMGEAEQLEQEVDEFVGKKTDKSYRLLEEMLTKLLLELDSIETGGQDGVRQARKESVHRIQAILEKLERKGL